DNA sequence from the Streptomyces sp. HUAS 15-9 genome:
GAGCGGCCAGTGACTTTCGGTGAGCAGCCGGCGTATCTGCGTGTCGCGGGTGATCTCCGTAAGAAGATCGTCGACGGTTCGCTGCCGCCCCACACCCGGCTCCCCTCCCAGGCGAGGATCCGCGAGGAGTACGGCGTCTCGGACACGGTCGCCCTGGAAGCCCGCAAGGTGCTGATGGCCGAGGGCCTGGTCGAGGGCCGTTCCGGATCGGGGACCTATGTGCGCGAGCGGCCCGTGCCCCGGCGGGTGGCCCGCTCCGGGTTCCGCCCCTCCGGTGGCGCCACTCCCTTCCGCCAGGAGCAGTCCGACGCCGCCGCGCGCGGCACCTGGGAGTCCAGCAGCGAGCAGACCGAGGCGAGCGGCGCCATCGCCGACCGGCTCGGCATCCGGCCCGGCGAGCGCGTGATGTGCACCAAGTACCTCTACCGGGACGGTGGAGAGCCGATGATGCTCTCCACCTCCTGGGAGCCCCTCGCCGTCACCGGGCGCACCCCCGTGATGCTGCCCGAGGAGGGCCCGCTCGGCGGCATGGGCGTAGTGGAGCGGATGCGTGCCATCGACGTCATCGTCGACAACGTCACC
Encoded proteins:
- a CDS encoding GntR family transcriptional regulator gives rise to the protein MTFGEQPAYLRVAGDLRKKIVDGSLPPHTRLPSQARIREEYGVSDTVALEARKVLMAEGLVEGRSGSGTYVRERPVPRRVARSGFRPSGGATPFRQEQSDAAARGTWESSSEQTEASGAIADRLGIRPGERVMCTKYLYRDGGEPMMLSTSWEPLAVTGRTPVMLPEEGPLGGMGVVERMRAIDVIVDNVTEEVGARPGLAEELHILGGVPGHVVLVIQRTYYASGRPVETADVVIPADRYRAAYHLPVK